From Nicotiana tabacum cultivar K326 chromosome 15, ASM71507v2, whole genome shotgun sequence, the proteins below share one genomic window:
- the LOC107806810 gene encoding GATA transcription factor 15 isoform X2 produces MVAENEEMSGQNQTPERVLSENSESQLKTCVDCGTTKTPLWRGGPAGPKSLCNACGIRSRKKRRALLGLNKEDKKPKKSVGFSNKSVSQHHNQNQSSNSSTSSSEESTTSNAVKNNKCIPFKKRLLHFGREVALQRPRSSSTQHRRKLGEEEQAAFLLMALSCGSVYA; encoded by the exons ATG gtagcagaaaatgaagaaatgagtggGCAAAATCAAACCCCAGAAAGAGTTTTATCAGAGAATAGTGAAAGCCAGCTAAAGACTTGTGTTGATTGTGGTACTACTAAAACTCCTCTTTGGAGAGGTGGACCTGCTGGACCTAAG TCATTGTGTAATGCATGTGGGATAAGGAGCAGGAAAAAGAGAAGGGCACTTTTGGGATTGAACAAAGAAGACAAGAAACCCAAAAAATCAGTGGGATTTTCAAATAAGAGTGTTAGCCAACATCATAATCAGAATCAGAGTAGTAATAGCAGTACAAGCAGCAGTGAGGAAAGTACAACAAGTAATGCAGTAAAGAACAATAAATGCATTCCATTTAAAAAGAGATTATTGCATTTTGGTAGAGAAGTAGCTTTACAAAGACCAAGATCAAGCTCTACTCAACACAGGAGGAAATTGGGAGAAGAAGAACAAGCAGCATTCTTGTTAATGGCTCTTTCTTGTGGTTCTGTTTATGcttag
- the LOC107806810 gene encoding GATA transcription factor 15 isoform X1: protein MVDFSDKVAENEEMSGQNQTPERVLSENSESQLKTCVDCGTTKTPLWRGGPAGPKSLCNACGIRSRKKRRALLGLNKEDKKPKKSVGFSNKSVSQHHNQNQSSNSSTSSSEESTTSNAVKNNKCIPFKKRLLHFGREVALQRPRSSSTQHRRKLGEEEQAAFLLMALSCGSVYA, encoded by the exons ATGGTAGATTTTAGTGATAAA gtagcagaaaatgaagaaatgagtggGCAAAATCAAACCCCAGAAAGAGTTTTATCAGAGAATAGTGAAAGCCAGCTAAAGACTTGTGTTGATTGTGGTACTACTAAAACTCCTCTTTGGAGAGGTGGACCTGCTGGACCTAAG TCATTGTGTAATGCATGTGGGATAAGGAGCAGGAAAAAGAGAAGGGCACTTTTGGGATTGAACAAAGAAGACAAGAAACCCAAAAAATCAGTGGGATTTTCAAATAAGAGTGTTAGCCAACATCATAATCAGAATCAGAGTAGTAATAGCAGTACAAGCAGCAGTGAGGAAAGTACAACAAGTAATGCAGTAAAGAACAATAAATGCATTCCATTTAAAAAGAGATTATTGCATTTTGGTAGAGAAGTAGCTTTACAAAGACCAAGATCAAGCTCTACTCAACACAGGAGGAAATTGGGAGAAGAAGAACAAGCAGCATTCTTGTTAATGGCTCTTTCTTGTGGTTCTGTTTATGcttag